A stretch of the Nitratireductor thuwali genome encodes the following:
- a CDS encoding SOS response-associated peptidase, which yields MCGRFQLAATRAQVEDAIKVFDLDDFPFRYNIAPTQPVQMVVAAGPRAPGSNLPDRRGMLVRWGFIPGWAKDVKDFPLLINARSETAAEKSTFRAAMRHRRTLVPATGFYEWRRDGAKRPQAFWLRPRNGGIVAFAGLMETYSEPGGSEIDTGAILTTAASGDLEHIHHRMPVVVRPEHFTRWLDCVGNEPRDVGDLLRPAEPGFFEAVPISDKVNKVANTGPDILERVEERPSHEAVPREPDAQLTLF from the coding sequence ATGTGCGGACGATTTCAGCTCGCCGCCACACGGGCGCAGGTGGAGGACGCGATCAAGGTGTTCGACCTCGACGATTTCCCGTTCCGCTACAACATCGCGCCGACCCAGCCCGTTCAGATGGTCGTCGCCGCCGGGCCGCGCGCGCCGGGATCGAATCTTCCCGACCGGCGAGGAATGCTTGTGCGGTGGGGCTTCATTCCCGGCTGGGCGAAAGACGTCAAGGACTTCCCGCTGCTCATCAACGCCCGATCGGAGACCGCTGCCGAGAAGAGCACCTTCCGTGCCGCCATGCGCCACCGCCGGACCCTGGTGCCGGCCACCGGGTTCTATGAATGGAGGCGGGACGGCGCCAAGCGTCCGCAAGCTTTCTGGCTGCGCCCCCGCAATGGCGGCATCGTCGCCTTCGCGGGCCTGATGGAGACCTATAGCGAGCCCGGCGGCAGCGAGATCGACACCGGCGCCATCCTCACAACCGCCGCCAGCGGCGACCTGGAGCACATCCACCACCGCATGCCCGTCGTCGTCAGGCCGGAGCACTTCACGCGGTGGCTCGATTGCGTCGGCAACGAGCCGCGCGATGTGGGCGACCTGTTGCGGCCCGCGGAGCCCGGCTTCTTCGAGGCCGTTCCCATTTCCGACAAGGTCAACAAGGTCGCCAATACCGGTCCCGATATTCTGGAGCGCGTCGAGGAGAGGCCTTCGCACGAGGCGGTCCCGCGCGAGCCGGACGCCCAGCTCACACTTTTCTGA
- a CDS encoding YgfZ/GcvT domain-containing protein, with the protein MPTIHLSDRAVISVAGPEAESFLQNIITTDLSSLAPGKARPGALLTPQGKILFDFIVSRAGEDSFRIDFRKDVTDDLVKRLMLYRLRAKAQISVEDQEHVTVSWENDSAGDGVADERFPQSLNVRRLYGPPPAASDERSLWERLRIVHGVAESGTDYALGDAFPHDVLFDQNAGVGLKKGCYVGQEVVSRMQHRGTARRRLVIVRADSPLPPPGTAVSADGRAAGSLGTVEGQDGLAIVRVDRVAEANARAAPITAGDVPVSLSVPAYAGFSLNGETA; encoded by the coding sequence ATGCCGACGATTCATCTTTCAGATCGCGCCGTCATTTCCGTGGCGGGGCCGGAAGCCGAAAGCTTCCTGCAGAACATCATCACCACCGACCTGTCGTCGCTGGCGCCCGGCAAGGCGCGCCCCGGCGCGCTGCTGACGCCGCAGGGCAAGATCCTCTTCGACTTCATCGTTTCACGCGCGGGGGAAGACAGCTTCCGGATCGATTTCCGCAAGGACGTGACGGACGACCTGGTCAAGCGCCTTATGCTCTACCGGCTGAGGGCCAAGGCGCAGATTTCCGTTGAGGATCAGGAACACGTGACCGTTTCCTGGGAAAATGATTCAGCAGGCGACGGGGTCGCCGACGAACGTTTCCCGCAGAGCCTGAATGTCCGCCGTCTCTACGGTCCGCCGCCTGCCGCAAGCGACGAGCGAAGCCTTTGGGAGCGTTTGCGGATCGTCCACGGCGTGGCCGAAAGCGGCACGGACTATGCGTTGGGCGACGCATTTCCTCACGACGTCCTGTTCGACCAGAATGCCGGCGTCGGCCTGAAGAAGGGCTGCTATGTCGGCCAGGAAGTCGTCTCGCGCATGCAGCACCGGGGCACGGCAAGGCGCCGGCTGGTGATCGTGCGTGCCGATAGCCCCCTGCCCCCGCCCGGCACCGCGGTTTCGGCCGATGGGCGTGCCGCCGGGTCGCTGGGAACCGTCGAGGGGCAGGATGGGCTTGCCATCGTGCGCGTCGACCGGGTGGCCGAAGCCAATGCGCGGGCGGCGCCCATCACCGCCGGGGATGTACCCGTTTCGCTC
- a CDS encoding GFA family protein — translation MTLDNQPVFTGGCQCGAVRFRIEGALGDPSICHCRMCQKAFGNFYAPLVSVRDAKLTWTRGEPKRYRSSNHVKRGFCDACGTPLTFEAPSESHDGVALAIGAFDHPEELAPQIQWGIEGKLPYVDTLHTLPGQETMEDAQLASYLDDLVSYQHPDHDTDQWPPEDGR, via the coding sequence ATGACCCTCGACAATCAACCGGTGTTCACGGGCGGCTGCCAGTGCGGCGCGGTGCGCTTTCGCATCGAGGGCGCCCTGGGGGATCCGTCCATCTGTCACTGCCGCATGTGCCAGAAGGCCTTTGGAAATTTCTACGCGCCGCTCGTTTCCGTCCGCGATGCCAAGCTCACCTGGACGCGCGGCGAGCCGAAGCGCTATCGATCGTCGAACCACGTCAAGCGCGGCTTTTGCGATGCGTGCGGAACGCCGCTGACATTCGAAGCGCCCAGTGAGAGCCATGACGGGGTCGCTCTGGCCATCGGCGCCTTCGACCATCCCGAAGAACTCGCGCCGCAGATACAGTGGGGCATCGAGGGCAAGCTGCCCTATGTGGACACGCTTCACACGCTGCCCGGCCAGGAGACGATGGAGGATGCGCAACTGGCGAGCTATCTCGACGACCTCGTCTCCTACCAGCACCCCGACCACGACACGGATCAATGGCCTCCGGAGGACGGACGGTGA
- a CDS encoding NUDIX hydrolase codes for MLTAGGGAGKTLSMVIHDIHAVSAVMRKEGRFLLVLRGRAPAKGLLAFPGGRVKEGETMEEAVRRELLEETGLEAGEIRHLREFVIEPEGDGPRFILHAHSAEYRGGEPRPGDDAADAGWYVVEDMRRLPITRTTLMLAEDLLSGGSTESLP; via the coding sequence ATGTTGACGGCTGGAGGCGGCGCGGGCAAGACGCTGAGCATGGTCATTCACGACATTCACGCCGTTTCGGCGGTCATGCGCAAGGAAGGTCGCTTCCTCCTGGTCCTGCGCGGGCGCGCGCCCGCCAAGGGGCTGCTTGCCTTTCCCGGCGGTCGCGTGAAGGAAGGCGAGACGATGGAGGAGGCGGTCCGCCGCGAATTGCTGGAGGAAACAGGGCTGGAGGCAGGCGAAATCCGCCACCTGCGGGAGTTCGTGATAGAGCCCGAGGGCGACGGGCCGCGTTTCATCCTGCACGCCCACAGCGCCGAATATCGCGGCGGCGAGCCCAGGCCCGGCGACGATGCGGCGGACGCCGGCTGGTACGTCGTCGAGGACATGCGGCGGCTGCCCATCACCCGGACCACCCTGATGCTCGCCGAGGATCTGCTTTCGGGCGGAAGCACTGAATCTCTTCCGTAA
- the rarD gene encoding EamA family transporter RarD: MADVLTSDPAARRSDALRGFGFAFSAYFLWGLLPFFMKAVAHIPAVEVVAHRIVWSVPLAGLVLLALGRTGDVKAAFRSPRTLLMAALTASVITVNWGVYVWAISVDRTVETALGYYINPLLSIALAAVFLGEKLTRTQLAAVGLAAIAVTILTVDAGGLPWVSLVLALAFAIYGFLRKTLPIGPSQGFFLEVLMLAVPALFYILWLESTGQGHFRPSEPWDIALLLACGPITAVPLLLYSFGAKLLRYSTIGIMQYIAPTMIFIIAVFVFAEPFDTVRALAFVLIWTGLALYTWSMFRESRRERVEATNALR, from the coding sequence ATGGCAGATGTCCTTACGAGCGATCCCGCTGCGCGCAGGAGCGATGCGCTTCGCGGCTTCGGGTTCGCCTTTTCCGCCTATTTCCTGTGGGGGCTGCTGCCCTTTTTCATGAAGGCGGTGGCGCATATCCCGGCGGTGGAGGTCGTGGCGCACCGGATCGTCTGGTCGGTGCCGCTGGCGGGGCTGGTGCTGCTGGCGCTGGGGCGCACGGGCGATGTGAAGGCGGCCTTCCGCTCGCCCCGGACACTTTTGATGGCGGCGCTGACGGCCTCCGTCATCACCGTCAACTGGGGCGTTTATGTGTGGGCCATTTCCGTCGACCGCACGGTGGAAACGGCGCTGGGCTACTACATCAATCCGCTGCTGAGCATCGCCCTTGCGGCTGTTTTCCTGGGCGAGAAGCTGACCAGGACGCAACTGGCGGCGGTCGGTCTGGCCGCCATCGCGGTGACCATCCTGACGGTAGACGCCGGCGGGCTGCCCTGGGTCTCGCTGGTTCTCGCCCTGGCCTTCGCCATTTACGGCTTCCTGCGCAAGACATTGCCGATCGGCCCCAGCCAGGGCTTCTTCCTTGAAGTGCTCATGCTCGCGGTGCCGGCGCTGTTCTACATATTGTGGCTGGAATCGACGGGGCAGGGGCATTTCCGCCCGTCCGAGCCGTGGGACATCGCGCTGCTTCTGGCCTGCGGGCCCATCACGGCGGTGCCGTTGCTGCTCTACAGCTTCGGCGCCAAGCTGTTGCGCTATTCCACCATCGGCATCATGCAATATATCGCGCCGACCATGATCTTCATCATCGCCGTCTTCGTTTTCGCCGAACCGTTCGACACTGTGCGCGCCCTGGCCTTCGTGCTGATCTGGACGGGCCTGGCGCTCTACACCTGGTCCATGTTCCGTGAAAGCCGGCGCGAGAGGGTCGAGGCGACGAACGCCCTGCGCTGA
- a CDS encoding GFA family protein produces the protein MSAEPFTGGCQCGAVRFRAARLGRPSICHCRMCQKQFGSFFGAFVTAFEDELAWTRGTPAFFRSSQTVERGFCARCGTPLAYRHDGGIELSIGSFDHPEALEPKVQVNFSRRLPWIERLFERPLHESEAMTELHASVISWQHPDHDTDQWPPERQT, from the coding sequence GTGAGCGCGGAGCCGTTCACGGGCGGTTGCCAGTGCGGTGCGGTCCGCTTTCGCGCCGCACGGCTCGGCCGCCCGTCCATCTGCCACTGCCGCATGTGCCAGAAGCAGTTCGGCAGCTTTTTCGGCGCTTTCGTCACCGCCTTCGAAGACGAACTTGCCTGGACGCGCGGCACGCCGGCCTTTTTCCGGTCCTCCCAGACGGTCGAGCGCGGTTTTTGCGCCCGCTGCGGCACTCCGCTCGCCTACAGGCATGACGGGGGTATCGAGCTTTCCATCGGTTCTTTCGATCATCCGGAAGCGCTGGAACCCAAGGTCCAGGTGAATTTCAGCCGGCGCCTGCCGTGGATCGAGCGTCTGTTCGAAAGGCCGCTCCACGAAAGCGAAGCGATGACGGAGCTGCACGCGTCCGTCATATCCTGGCAGCACCCCGACCACGACACCGATCAATGGCCGCCGGAGCGCCAAACATGA
- a CDS encoding glycerophosphodiester phosphodiesterase family protein, which produces MLRLAAAALVLASSTSLSWAEMTDNARVQLGPRPFYLVQNMDEGALKEKLLSCQNGPFSASTWSIGHRGAPMQFPEHTRESYAAAARMGAGVMECDVTFTKDRELVCRHAQNDLATTTDILATELGSKCTTPFRPASGDENAAAECRTSDIALAEFRQLNGKMDASNPKAANVAEFMDATAGWRTDLYATKGTVVTHKESIELFKELGLKFTPELKAPSVEMPFEGDYTQAAYAQQMIDDYKEAGVDPADVFPQSFNLEDVLYWIENEPEFGRQAVYLDDSSDTVDGFDPMDASTWAHGMEEIKEMGVNYIAPPMWYLVTVENGEIVPSAYAKEARAAGLQIITWTAERSGLLKDGGGWYYQSVSQVIDNDGDVYKLMNVLHEDVGIVGLFSDWPATTTYYANCFGLK; this is translated from the coding sequence ATGCTTCGCCTCGCCGCCGCCGCACTCGTGCTTGCCAGTTCGACAAGCCTGTCATGGGCCGAGATGACGGACAACGCCAGGGTCCAGCTCGGCCCCCGCCCCTTCTATCTCGTCCAAAACATGGATGAGGGCGCGTTGAAGGAAAAACTCCTGTCCTGTCAGAACGGGCCCTTCTCAGCGTCCACCTGGTCCATCGGCCATCGCGGCGCGCCGATGCAGTTCCCCGAACATACCAGGGAATCCTACGCCGCCGCCGCACGCATGGGCGCCGGCGTGATGGAATGCGACGTGACCTTCACGAAGGACCGCGAATTGGTCTGCCGCCACGCGCAAAACGATCTTGCGACCACGACCGACATCCTGGCGACCGAACTCGGCTCGAAATGCACCACGCCTTTCAGGCCGGCTTCCGGCGACGAGAACGCGGCAGCCGAGTGCCGCACATCCGATATCGCGCTGGCCGAGTTCCGGCAGCTCAACGGCAAGATGGACGCCAGCAACCCGAAGGCGGCCAATGTCGCGGAATTCATGGACGCGACGGCCGGCTGGCGCACGGACCTCTACGCCACCAAGGGCACCGTTGTGACCCATAAGGAGTCCATCGAGCTGTTCAAGGAACTCGGCCTCAAGTTCACGCCGGAGCTCAAGGCGCCGTCGGTGGAGATGCCCTTCGAGGGCGACTACACGCAGGCCGCCTACGCTCAGCAGATGATCGACGACTACAAGGAAGCCGGCGTAGACCCGGCCGACGTGTTCCCGCAGTCGTTCAACCTGGAAGACGTGCTCTACTGGATCGAGAACGAGCCCGAGTTCGGCAGGCAGGCCGTCTATCTCGACGACAGCAGCGATACCGTCGACGGTTTCGATCCGATGGATGCCTCGACCTGGGCCCACGGCATGGAGGAGATCAAGGAGATGGGCGTCAACTACATCGCGCCGCCGATGTGGTATCTCGTGACGGTGGAGAATGGCGAAATCGTTCCCTCCGCCTATGCCAAGGAAGCACGGGCGGCCGGCCTCCAGATCATCACCTGGACGGCCGAGCGTTCCGGCCTGCTCAAGGACGGCGGCGGGTGGTACTACCAGTCGGTCAGCCAGGTCATCGACAATGACGGCGACGTCTACAAGCTCATGAACGTGCTGCACGAGGATGTGGGCATTGTCGGCCTGTTCTCCGACTGGCCGGCCACCACGACCTACTACGCCAACTGCTTCGGCCTGAAGTAA
- a CDS encoding TIGR02301 family protein, whose translation MNRLARAIAVCCTASLLSLAPPTAGATQAPYDKQLMRLAEILGSVHFLRRLCGEEGEAWRGQMEALLEAEAPTDERRAQLVASFNHGYRSFANIYTQCTEHAVAAIERYMAEGEELASDIVLHYGN comes from the coding sequence ATGAACCGTCTTGCCCGAGCCATCGCTGTCTGTTGCACGGCCTCACTCCTGTCGCTTGCGCCGCCTACGGCCGGCGCGACACAAGCGCCCTACGACAAGCAGTTGATGCGCCTGGCGGAGATTCTGGGCTCGGTGCACTTCCTGCGCCGCCTTTGCGGCGAAGAAGGCGAAGCCTGGCGCGGGCAGATGGAGGCGCTGCTGGAAGCGGAAGCGCCGACGGACGAGCGGCGGGCCCAGCTCGTCGCCAGCTTCAATCACGGCTACCGTTCCTTCGCCAACATCTATACCCAGTGCACCGAGCACGCCGTTGCCGCCATCGAGCGCTACATGGCCGAAGGCGAAGAGCTGGCCAGCGACATCGTGCTGCATTACGGCAATTGA
- a CDS encoding cytoplasmic protein, whose product MSIPGNPEGAAPAEGDEPPGNLTRPDTSLGKELPEIIYDVERLPEPVRRMRRLIIEACRSGDIEKLRPLLGSGAQATQLSFGGPVEDPVAYLRDVSGDELGHEILAILLEVMEAGFVHLDPGTDHELYVWPYFFAIPLDELTDRQRVELFTLVTAGDYEDMKSFGAYIFYRSAITPDGQWQFFIAGD is encoded by the coding sequence ATGAGCATCCCCGGCAACCCCGAGGGTGCGGCGCCGGCCGAGGGGGACGAGCCTCCCGGCAACCTTACGCGGCCCGACACCAGCCTCGGCAAGGAGCTTCCCGAAATCATCTACGATGTCGAGCGGCTGCCGGAGCCGGTGCGCCGCATGCGCCGGCTGATCATCGAGGCCTGCCGCAGCGGCGATATCGAGAAGCTGCGCCCCTTGCTGGGCTCGGGAGCCCAGGCCACCCAGCTTTCCTTCGGCGGTCCGGTCGAGGACCCGGTGGCCTATCTGCGCGACGTTTCGGGAGACGAGCTTGGCCACGAGATCCTGGCCATTCTGCTGGAGGTCATGGAGGCCGGTTTCGTCCATCTCGATCCCGGCACGGATCATGAGCTCTATGTCTGGCCCTACTTCTTTGCCATTCCGCTCGATGAGCTGACGGACAGGCAGCGGGTCGAGCTTTTCACGCTGGTGACGGCTGGCGACTATGAAGACATGAAGAGCTTCGGCGCCTATATCTTCTACCGCTCCGCCATCACCCCCGACGGGCAGTGGCAGTTCTTCATCGCCGGAGACTGA
- a CDS encoding VOC family protein, whose amino-acid sequence MIDHIGIRTADFEVAKAFYDKALAPLGASLLMIVPPEYTDGVKVGGYGRDRPVYWLSEGKPASEPKHVAFTAHSRAEVDAFHAAALAAGGKDNGAPGLRPHYHPDYYGAFVIDPDGNNVEAVCHRPEEA is encoded by the coding sequence ATGATTGATCACATCGGTATCCGCACGGCGGATTTCGAAGTCGCCAAGGCCTTTTACGACAAGGCGTTGGCGCCGCTGGGCGCTTCGCTGCTCATGATCGTGCCGCCGGAATACACCGATGGCGTCAAGGTCGGCGGCTATGGGCGTGACCGGCCCGTCTACTGGCTGAGCGAAGGCAAGCCCGCGAGCGAGCCGAAGCACGTGGCCTTCACCGCTCATAGCCGCGCCGAGGTCGACGCGTTTCACGCGGCGGCACTGGCCGCCGGCGGCAAGGACAACGGCGCGCCCGGCCTGCGGCCGCACTACCACCCGGACTATTACGGCGCATTCGTCATCGATCCCGACGGCAACAATGTCGAAGCCGTGTGCCACAGACCGGAGGAGGCGTAG
- the cimA gene encoding citramalate synthase, translating into MNRERVYLFDTTLRDGQQTPGIDFSVEDKIAIAGLLDDFGIDYVEGGYPGANPTDTDFFAKKRTRSASFVAFGMTRRAGVSTSNDPGLAALIQSSADAICFVAKSWDYHVRVALGCTNEENIESIAASVGAALAAGREPMVDCEHFFDGYKANPAYALACARAAFEAGARWVVLCDTNGGTQPAEIRKIVAAVVAAGIPGERLGIHAHDDTGQAVANSLAAIDAGVRQVQGTLNGIGERCGNANLISIIPTLMLKPVYADRFQTGISAENLAGISRLSRAFDELLNRAPEPQAPYVGASAFATKAGIHASALLKEPQTYEHVPPESVGNSRRVMISDQGGKSNFVAELTRRGIAVDKSDPRLDTLIAIVKEREAQGYAYEGADASFNILARRTLGRVPDFFTVDSFRCMVERRFDANGQLKTVSEAVVRVTVDGETLMSVAEGHGPVNALDIALRKDLGKYQAEIADLTLADYKVRILNGGTEAVTRVLIESQDGAGNRWWTVGVSDNIIDASFQALMDSIIYKLVTNREKAGLAAE; encoded by the coding sequence ATGAACCGCGAACGCGTCTATCTCTTCGACACCACCCTGCGCGACGGCCAGCAGACGCCCGGCATCGATTTTTCCGTCGAGGACAAGATCGCCATTGCCGGCCTGCTGGACGATTTCGGCATCGACTATGTCGAAGGCGGCTATCCCGGCGCCAATCCCACCGATACGGACTTCTTCGCCAAGAAGCGCACCCGCAGCGCCTCGTTCGTCGCATTCGGCATGACCAGGCGGGCCGGCGTTTCCACGTCCAACGATCCGGGACTGGCCGCGCTCATCCAGTCTTCCGCCGATGCCATCTGTTTCGTAGCCAAGAGCTGGGACTACCATGTGCGCGTTGCCCTCGGCTGCACGAACGAGGAGAATATCGAGTCCATCGCGGCTTCGGTAGGGGCCGCGCTCGCGGCCGGCCGGGAGCCGATGGTGGATTGCGAGCACTTCTTCGACGGCTACAAGGCCAATCCCGCCTATGCGCTCGCCTGCGCCAGGGCGGCCTTTGAGGCCGGTGCGCGCTGGGTGGTGCTGTGCGACACCAATGGCGGGACGCAGCCGGCCGAAATCCGCAAGATCGTCGCCGCCGTAGTCGCCGCCGGCATCCCCGGCGAGCGGCTGGGCATCCACGCCCATGACGACACAGGCCAGGCCGTGGCCAATTCGCTCGCCGCCATCGATGCCGGCGTGCGCCAGGTGCAGGGCACGCTCAACGGCATCGGCGAACGCTGCGGCAATGCCAATCTCATCTCCATCATCCCGACATTGATGCTGAAGCCGGTCTATGCCGACCGGTTCCAGACAGGCATTTCGGCGGAAAATCTTGCCGGCATCTCCCGCCTTTCCCGCGCGTTCGACGAGCTGCTGAACCGCGCGCCGGAACCGCAGGCGCCCTATGTCGGAGCCTCGGCCTTCGCGACGAAGGCCGGCATCCATGCCTCGGCCCTCCTGAAGGAGCCGCAGACCTACGAGCATGTCCCGCCCGAAAGCGTGGGCAACAGCCGCCGGGTCATGATTTCGGATCAGGGCGGCAAGTCCAATTTCGTCGCCGAACTCACGCGCCGCGGCATCGCGGTCGACAAATCCGACCCGCGGCTCGACACGCTGATCGCCATCGTCAAGGAGCGCGAGGCGCAAGGCTATGCCTATGAGGGCGCGGATGCGAGCTTCAACATTCTGGCCCGCCGCACGCTGGGCCGCGTGCCCGACTTCTTCACTGTCGACAGTTTCCGCTGTATGGTCGAGCGCCGTTTCGACGCCAACGGGCAGCTGAAGACTGTGTCGGAGGCGGTGGTCCGGGTGACCGTCGACGGCGAGACGCTGATGTCGGTCGCCGAAGGCCACGGCCCCGTCAACGCGCTCGATATCGCGCTGCGCAAGGATCTGGGCAAGTATCAGGCGGAGATCGCCGATCTGACGCTGGCCGACTACAAGGTGCGCATCCTCAACGGCGGCACCGAGGCGGTCACCCGCGTGCTGATAGAATCCCAGGATGGCGCGGGAAACAGGTGGTGGACGGTCGGCGTTTCCGACAACATCATAGATGCCTCATTCCAGGCGCTGATGGATTCGATTATCTACAAGCTCGTCACCAACCGCGAAAAGGCCGGCCTTGCGGCCGAATGA
- a CDS encoding LysE/ArgO family amino acid transporter — MNPSLLSPFISGLLLGGSLIIAIGAQNAFILRQGLLRRHVFLLCLICALSDALLIAAGVAGLGTLVARSPVLITGVTIGGAAFLFGYAALAFRRAMHPDALKAARQGETSLRAAVATCLAFTFLNPHVYLDTVVLVGSLSGAYEGSARTSFAAGAIAASFLWFYALGYGARLLQPLFAKPQAWRVLDILIGIVMSALALSLLTRLV; from the coding sequence ATGAACCCATCCCTTCTTTCCCCCTTCATCTCCGGTCTGCTTCTTGGAGGATCGCTCATCATAGCGATCGGCGCGCAGAATGCCTTCATTCTGCGTCAGGGACTGCTGCGCCGGCACGTCTTCCTGCTCTGCCTGATCTGTGCGCTGTCCGACGCGCTGCTGATTGCGGCGGGGGTGGCGGGACTGGGCACGCTCGTTGCCCGCTCGCCCGTGCTGATCACGGGAGTAACGATCGGCGGCGCGGCTTTTCTGTTCGGCTACGCAGCGCTGGCGTTTCGCCGCGCGATGCACCCGGATGCGCTGAAGGCCGCGCGCCAGGGGGAGACAAGCCTCAGGGCGGCGGTGGCCACCTGCCTCGCCTTCACCTTCCTCAACCCGCATGTCTATCTCGACACCGTGGTCCTGGTCGGCTCGCTCTCCGGCGCCTATGAAGGCAGCGCGCGCACGAGCTTTGCCGCCGGCGCGATAGCGGCGTCCTTCCTGTGGTTCTACGCGCTTGGTTATGGCGCCAGGCTGCTTCAGCCGCTGTTCGCGAAGCCGCAGGCCTGGCGGGTGCTCGACATCCTGATCGGCATCGTGATGTCGGCGCTGGCGCTCAGCCTATTGACGCGGCTTGTCTGA
- the cysS gene encoding cysteine--tRNA ligase: protein MSEAFKGLRITNTLTREKEDFIPLDPLNVRMYVCGPTVYDYAHIGNARPAIVFDVLFRLLRHLYGGEHVTYVRNITDVDDKINARALRDYPGLPLNEAIRKVTEKTANQYHEDVAALGCLTPTYEPRATEFVLPRPDGKADMASLIQTLIDRGHAYAAKGEILFDTRSMPDYGGLSKRRLEDQQAGARVAVEDHKKNPADFVLWKQSSPEEPGWEAHFTVDGKPLVIRGRPGWHIECSAMSAAYLGEVFDIHGGGLDLIFPHHENEIAQSRCAHGTETMARYWMHNGFLQVEGRKMSKSEGNFVTISDLLHTEAFGGRKWPGEVLRLAMLMTHYREPIDFSVRKLEEAEAVLDGWCEYMFSQHLSWQEGNRQYYENELAPSAEFIDCLWNDLSTPAAFAVIHKMVKQKDMASAHLMFASLQLVGVVSFDKMQSWERYQEATAVHEKLNVGELKKLVDQRLALLREKNFAEADRIRDDLSAQGVQLMDYKDPESGERRTKWEVRR, encoded by the coding sequence ATGAGCGAAGCATTCAAGGGACTGCGCATCACCAACACGCTGACGCGGGAGAAGGAGGATTTCATCCCCCTCGATCCGCTGAATGTGCGCATGTATGTGTGCGGACCGACGGTCTACGACTACGCCCATATCGGCAATGCGCGGCCGGCGATCGTGTTCGACGTGCTGTTCCGTCTCCTCCGCCATCTTTATGGCGGGGAGCATGTGACCTATGTGCGCAACATCACCGATGTGGACGACAAGATAAACGCCCGGGCGCTGCGCGACTATCCCGGCCTGCCGCTCAACGAGGCCATCCGCAAGGTGACCGAAAAGACGGCGAACCAGTATCACGAGGACGTCGCCGCGCTCGGCTGCCTGACGCCGACCTACGAGCCCCGCGCGACCGAGTTCGTGCTGCCGCGCCCGGACGGCAAGGCCGACATGGCCAGCCTGATTCAAACTCTCATCGACCGCGGCCATGCCTATGCGGCAAAAGGCGAAATCCTTTTCGACACGAGGTCTATGCCGGACTATGGCGGGCTTTCCAAGCGCAGGCTGGAAGACCAGCAGGCGGGCGCGCGCGTGGCGGTCGAGGATCACAAGAAGAACCCCGCCGATTTCGTCCTGTGGAAGCAGTCCTCGCCCGAGGAGCCCGGCTGGGAGGCGCACTTCACCGTCGACGGCAAGCCGCTCGTCATCCGCGGCCGGCCCGGCTGGCACATCGAATGCTCGGCCATGTCGGCCGCCTATCTGGGCGAGGTCTTCGATATCCATGGCGGCGGCCTCGACCTCATATTCCCCCACCATGAAAACGAGATCGCCCAGTCGCGCTGCGCCCATGGCACCGAAACCATGGCGCGCTACTGGATGCACAACGGCTTCCTGCAGGTCGAAGGCCGCAAGATGTCGAAGTCGGAGGGCAATTTCGTCACCATCAGCGATCTCCTGCACACGGAGGCTTTCGGCGGGCGCAAATGGCCGGGCGAGGTGCTGCGGCTGGCGATGCTGATGACCCATTACCGCGAGCCTATCGACTTTTCGGTGCGCAAGCTGGAGGAGGCGGAAGCCGTGCTCGACGGCTGGTGTGAGTACATGTTCTCCCAACACCTCTCATGGCAAGAAGGCAATCGTCAGTACTATGAGAACGAACTCGCACCTTCTGCCGAGTTTATCGATTGCCTATGGAACGACCTGAGCACACCTGCTGCTTTTGCGGTGATACATAAAATGGTGAAGCAGAAGGATATGGCTTCTGCGCATTTGATGTTCGCATCGCTGCAACTCGTGGGCGTCGTTTCGTTTGACAAGATGCAAAGTTGGGAACGCTACCAAGAAGCGACGGCGGTTCATGAGAAGCTGAACGTAGGTGAGCTAAAGAAGCTGGTCGATCAACGCCTCGCCCTCCTGCGCGAGAAGAACTTCGCCGAGGCCGACAGGATCCGCGACGATCTCTCCGCACAAGGGGTCCAGCTCATGGACTACAAGGACCCGGAAAGCGGCGAGCGGCGGACGAAGTGGGAAGTGAGGCGGTGA